From Hermetia illucens chromosome 6, iHerIll2.2.curated.20191125, whole genome shotgun sequence, one genomic window encodes:
- the LOC119659520 gene encoding T-complex protein 1 subunit eta yields MQPQIVLLKEGTDTSQGKPQLVSNINACQAIVDAVRTTLGPRGMDKLIVDNGGKATISNDGATIMKLLDIIHPAAKTLVDIAKSQDAEVGDGTTSVVLLAGEFLKQVKPFVEEGVHPRIIIKAIRKALTLCIEKINSMAVKIEKSGSSEHRALLEKCAATAMNSKLIHQQKDFFSKIVVDAVLSLDDLLPLNMIGIKKVSGGALEDSQLVAGVGFKKTFSYAGFEMQPKNYKDCKIALLNIELELKAERDNAEIRVNNVKEYQKVVDAEWQILYEKLKKIHESGANVVLSKLPIGDVATQYFADRDMFCAGRVPEEDLKRTMKACGGAVMTTVKDISPSVLGKCDVFQEEQIGGERFNIFQGCPNAKTCTLIIRGGSEQFLEETERSLHDAIMIVRRTIQNDSVVAGGGAIEMELSKMLRDFSRTIAGKEQLLIAAIAKALEVIPRQLCDNAGFDATNILNKLRQKHAQGNCWYGVDVSAEHIADNMEACVWEPSVVKINALTAACEAACMILSVDETIKAPKAAGEAPQAGRGMGRPM; encoded by the exons ATG CAACCACAAATCGTTTTGTTGAAGGAAGGAACCGACACTTCCCAAGGCAAGCCGCAGTTGGTTTCGAACATCAATGCCTGCCAGGCGATTGTGGACGCTGTTCGCACCACTCTGGGTCCCCGCGGTATGGACAAGTTGATCGTCGATAATGGAGGGAAGGCAACAATTTCCAACGATGGAGCCACAATAATGAAGTTGTTGGATATTATTCATCCCGCCGCCAAGACGTTGGTTGATATTGCCAAGTCGCAGGATGCTGAG GTTGGTGATGGTACCACAAGCGTTGTTTTACTTGCCGGTGAATTCTTAAAACAAGTGAAGCCTTTCGTCGAAGAAGGTGTACACCCACGAATTATCATCAAGGCTATCCGCAAAGCCCTCACCCTATGCATCgagaaaatcaattcaatggcgGTAAAGATTGAAAAGAGCGGCAGCAGTGAGCACCGCGCCTTGCTTGAAAAATGCGCGGCAACAGCTATGAATTCAAAACTCATTCATCAACAAAAAGATTTCTTCTCGAAAATCGTCGTGGATGCCGTGCTCTCCTTGGATGATCTACTCCCACTGAACATGATTGGCATCAAGAAGGTCTCTGGAGGTGCCTTGGAAGACTCTCAGCTTGTTGCAGGTGTGGGTTTCAAGAAAACTTTCTCCTACGCTGGATTTGAAATGCAACCAAAGAATTACAAAGATTGCAAAATTGCATTGCTCAACATTGAACTGGAATTGAAGGCGGAGCGTGATAATGCTGAAATTCGTGTCAATAACGTAAAGGAATACCAAAAAGTAGTTGATGCTGAATGGCAAATTTTGTACGAGAAGCTGAAGAAGATCCACGAATCTGGAGCGAATGTTGTCCTGTCGAAATTGCCCATTGGTGATGTGGCCACCCAGTACTTCGCCGACAGAGATATGTTCTGTGCTGGACGTGTGCCTGAGGAAGATCTGAAACGCACAATGAAAGCATGTGGTGGAGCCGTTATGACTACAGTGAAAGATATCAGCCCTAGTGTTTTGGGCAAATGTGATGTTTTCCAAGAGGAACAGATTGGTGGGGAAAGATTCAACATATTCCAAG GATGCCCTAACGCGAAGACTTGCACTCTCATTATTCGTGGTGGTTCTGAGCAATTCCTGGAGGAGACTGAGCGATCGTTGCACGATGCTATTATGATTGTCCGTCGTACTATTCAGAACGATTCAGTAGTTGCTG GTGGTGGCGCTATTGAAATGGAACTTTCAAAAATGCTACGCGACTTCTCCCGGACGATTGCTGGCAAGGAACAATTGCTGATTGCCGCTATTGCAAAGGCTCTAGAAGTGATTCCACGACAACTTTGTGATAATGCTGGTTTCGATGCAACAAATATCCTCAACAAATTGCGACAGAAGCACGCACAAG GAAATTGTTGGTACGGCGTCGATGTTTCGGCCGAACATATTGCAGACAACATGGAAGCGTGTGTTTGGGAACCGTCTGTGGTGAAAATTAATGCCTTAACAGCAGCTTGTGAAGCCGCCTGTATGATCCTATCTGTAGATGAAACTATTAAGGCTCCAAAGGCAGCCGGTGAAGCGCCACAAGCTGGCAGAGGAATGGGCCGACCCATGTAG